AGTGGTATCTCCCGCTGCGGCTGAAACCTTCACCGTCAAGATGGGAGCCGATAGCGGCTTGCTCCAGTTTGAGCCTGCCAATATCACCGTTCATCCTGGCGATACCGTGAAGTGGGTGAATAACAAGCTCCCTCCCCATAACATTCTGTTTGATGAGAAGCAAGTTCCCGGCGCTAGCAAAGATTTGGCCGATAAACTAAGCCACAATCAGCTAATGTTCTCTCCTGGCGAGTCCTACGAGATTACTTTCTCTAGCGACTTCCCTGCCGGAACCTACACCTATTATTGCGCTCCTCACCGGGGGGCTGGCATGGTGGGCAAGATCACGGTTGAAGGCTAGTTCCCTTCCCGTAGCTTCAACCCGTAGCTCCAAAATGTGTGGCGCTTGACGCACGTCTACACATGGCTTGCTTTAGTCAAAGTCTAGTCAAACTTGATTCAGAATTAGGGCTTGTGAGTCCAGCTTGGTTGATGGTTGTCATCGACCTTTCTTGGGGCACAAGCCTTAATTGTTCTTTAACTGTTGGAGAGAATACTCCGGCAAGTTTTGATGCACCTTAAGCAATATCGTTCGCAATAGATATTCCCCCCTGAGCGTCCCTATAGTAGAGTACTCGGTGTAAGTTAGCCGGAAAAATTCCCTGTGGTTCCCTTAAACGACGAAAATCCAACCCGAATCACCCCCTATGTCACCTACGGGTTGATTATTGCGAACGTTCTGGTCTTTTTGTATGAGATTTCGCTGTCGCAGCCAGAGCTAGAGCGGTTTCTACAAACTTGGGCAGTGGTGCCTCGCCAGCTTACGGCAAGTTTTGGAGGTGGCGCAGGGGTGGAATCTCTTACCCCGGTTCCAGAATGGGTGACGCTGTTTACCTCCCAGTTTCTCCACGGCGGCTTTTTGCACCTGGCGGGCAATATGCTCTACTTGTGGATCTTCGGTAATAACATTGAAGACAAGCTGGGGCATGGCAAGTTCTTGATTTTTTATCTGGCCTGCGGGGCGCTGGCGGCGTTGTGCCAATGGTTTGTTGCGTCGGGATCAGAGATTCCCTCGCTGGGCGCGAGTGGGGCGATCGCCGGAGTGATGGGAGCATACATCTTGAGATTTCCTAAGGCGCGAATTCTAACGCTGGTGCCCCTAGGGATTATCTTGATTCCCTTCCGAATCCCGGCACTGCTGTTCCTGGGCTTTTGGTTTGTGATGCAGGCGTTCTCTGGTCTGGCCAGCCTAAGTGTGACCACGGCGGCGGAAACGGGCGGCATTGCCTACTGGGCCCACGCGGGCGGCTTTGTTTTTGGCATGATTTTGGGGCCGCTGCTGGGGCTGTTTAGTGATGGCACTCGCGAGTTTCGTTGAGGCGCGTGTGGGTCGAGCTAGGATAGAGGGAGAAGAGGGAAGAGGGAAGAGCGAAGAACGAAGAGCGAAGAACGAAGAGGGGAGAGTGAGGTTTTTGGGGGTGCTTGGTCGCCTGATTGAAGTTCGGAGATCCGGCTATGTATTTGGAGCGGGCGATCGCTATACTGCATGAAAGTACCTTTACGAAGGTGCTGTCTTAGAATTGCGGGGGATTGGGTGACGGCAGATTCGTGGCGTACTTGGCGATTCCCGGTTTTCCTGTAGAAGAAACTAGACCATATTCTTTAGACCATACTCCTTAGACAAGTCCAGACAAGTCCTATGACCTCTTACGCAACTGCTTCTGCCAGAGCCGATTTAAGCGAACTGCGCCGACTGAAATCGCTGCTGCCGCCTGAGTTGCGGAGCTGGGTAACGATCGAAGCGTCGCCTGGAGTCAATCCGCCGCTGATCACTAGCGAGGAGATTGGCAAAGATCAGGTCGAGGTTCAAGTCGATCTGGCGAAGTGGGATGCGCTGGCGCTAGATCAGCGGAACCTGCTGTTCTGGCATGAGGTGGCCCGCATCCAAAACGACACTATTCCTAAGGATGGCTGGGAAATGGCGGCTTTGGCCATCGGCCTGGGTGGTGCGGTCGGCGAGCTGTGGGTTCAAGATGGGCTGCTGTTGCTGCTGGCGCTAGGGCTGTGCGGCGTGTCGGGCTGGCGGCTCTATGCCCGCAACAATGGCGAGAAGACGCTGCGAGAGGCAATTGAAGCGGATGAAAAGGCGATCGCCCTGGCGACGCGCTTTGGCTATTCTCTGCCCAATGCCTACAAGAGCCTAGGCAGTGCGCTCAAGATTTTGGTGGAGCAAAGCAAGAACAAAAAGGAGCGCCGTCGCTATGAACTGCGTCTAGACGCGCTGAAGAAGAGTGCTGCTAAGGCAAAAGCTCGCTCGAAGGGAGAAGCGTATTAAGGACTTGCGACGCTTGACGGCTTCAGTTTGACCCGCTTTAGGTTGACCCGTAAGAAACTTGTTAAAAAACTTGTAAAAGATGCGATCGCCTTTCATGAGTGCGATCGCATCTTTTCGCTTTCTCTGTTCGGGCAGACCTTTCTGGCAGAACTTTCTGACGTACTTAACGTCTGAGTGCTTAACGGCAGCCTTATTTTCCAGAGGCCGTTTCAGAAAGCTGGTACGCATTTTCTAGGTCTGCAATGGACTTGGCCGGAGTGCCGCCCCACATTGCCGTCAGCCAGCCCGACAGCAACGCATCCACCGAAAACAGCCCCGCACCGTTGATAGTGAAGAACAGGAACACGGCTGCATAGAGCGTCGAGAGTTCCAGGTAGGGAATGCTTAGGCCTGCCACCTTGACATGGTGATACATGGCAACCAGCATCGTCGAGAACAGACCGAGCGCAGCAGGGCGAGTGAACAGGCCCAAGGCCACCAGCGGCGATGCCAGCAGTTCGGTGTAGGCGGCAAGGTAGCTGAAGAAAATCGGGAATGGCAGCCCAATCACCTTGACATAGGCTTCTGCGAAGCTGGGAATGTCGGACAGCTTATCGAGTCCGTTATGGATCATCACCACACCAGCAATCACACGAAGCACTGTCCAGGCAAGTTGTGAGGGATAGTTCGGCGTGAGGTTTGGACGAAGGACGGCGGACAATAGCCCGGTGGCACGCTGGATTATATTCATAGGGGGTGCGACTGGAGGTAAACGAGATTAAAGCGGATACATATCTTCATTAAGTAATATAACGAAAATTAATAGTCAAGACCAGTTCCCAAATGCAAATTCTCGGTGAGATTTCCCCACCTCGAATCTGCATCTTGCATGAACTCTATTCCAATGCGGCATTGCAATGCGGCCCTACTGAACGGCAGACTGACTCAACGGCGGCCCTACTGAACGGCAGCCCTTAAGCTTCAAGCACCCAGCCCAAATTCCAGCCCTTTGGCACAGTCACGGCCCTGACGTTTTGCATCTTGTAAGGCTTTCTCGGCGCGTTGCAGCACGCTGCGGGCGTTGCGATCGCCCCTGGGATCTTGCTGCGCCACACCAAAACTAACGGTGACCGAAACCGGCCCCGCCGATGTGTCAAACGGGTGGCCATGAATCGCATTCAGCAGACGCTCGGCCACGTCTAGCGCGGCGGTCAGCGAGGTGCGCGGCAGGATAATGGCAAATTCTTCGCCGCCGTAGCGATAGGCCAGCGTGCCCTGGCGCAACTGGCGACGCAGGCGCTGAGCAAGCTGGCTCAAAATTTGGTCGCCGACGCTGTAGCCATAGGTCTCGTTAATCAGCTTGAAATAGTCGATATCGCAAATGATCAGGCTAAAGGGCGGCTGCACCGTCCACAGCGCTGGCCGACTCAATTGTTGAAGCTCCTGATCAAAGGCTTCGGCGTTGAGCAACTGCGTCAGCGAATCGCGCAGGGGCGTTTGGGGAACCATGACTTGCAGCCGCAGCGCCGCAGTTTGCCGATGGGAATCGTGGTGGTGCTGGGCGCTGGCGAGGGCGATCGCCGTATGGTCGCCCACCTGCCGCACGGTTTGCACCTCGTCCAGCGCATACCACCGGACTTTGAAGTAATCCAGCAGGCAGATGGCCCCAAAGAAATCGGACTGGATCAGGATTGGGATCAGCAGCGCAGACGTTGCGCCCATCTGTTGCAGCCAGTGTTGCAGACTGCTGGAGGAGGCATCGGGGCGCACGGTCAAGTAAGACGCTCCGCCGTCTAGGAAGGTGTCGATTACGGGCTGCCAGACCTCGCTGCGCTCCAGATGTTCTAGCGCAGGCAACACCACTTGCGATCGCTCCCAGTGAGCCACTGGCGCAACGCCTGTCGCCTGGAGCCGCATCACCAAGCAGCGATCGCCCATTAGCCCCTGTCCCAACTCAGCAGCAATTTGCTGCAAAATGTCATCTGTTTCCAAACCAGAATTCAGCAGATGGGCAATCCGGCCCATCAGGGCGATCTGTCGCTGCGATCGCTCAAACTTTTCTCGCCACAGCAGCGAACTGTATGTCAACCCAAGCTCATTGGCCAGCCGCTTGATCAAGCTAACGTCGTGAGCCGTCCAGCCCTTCAGTGGATTGACATCGGCAGAGTCTCCCAGCGGTGGGGCGATCGCAGCAGTGCTGCTCAGGTCTGCGTCTTGGGCTGGGTCAGACAGGATCGAGTCTTGGGGCGATCGCCGGACTTGCAGCAGCAGTTGCAGATTGCCGCGAGTCCCGCTGTAGGTTTCTGGGGTGAATCCATCCACATCAAACGCCTGCGCCAAAATGGGCACGATCAGGTCGCCTGTCTCTAGCTGGGTCAGCCGGGGCGCGTCGAGTTGGTCAATCAGCCATGCTGGAAAGTTCCTCGGCACATAGCAGGCGATCGCCCCCTCATCCTGCGCGGGCTGCTCAGTGTCAGAATCAGCATCACAATCGGCGGGATGAGGGGCAGCAGGCTCTACCCCAGCAGGCTGAACCTCCACATCATGGAGCATGGCCCCTGCCCCCGGTGAACCATACACGCGAGACTCACCCGGTTCGCCCTCTAGAGATGTCCACAGTAAACACTCGACATGGAAGTAGGAGGCAATCGCCTGAACGGCCCTTCGCAGCAGCAAATCGGTGGGGCTTGGGGGAGCGATCGCCCGCTCCTCAATGCTGACCAGTTGTTTTAAGGGTTTCACTTTTTCACCAAACGGCCTGCGCCGCTCAAAGCGCAGAGGACAGAAAAAACGCCCAAACTCAAACCCGAAACCTCAAACTGCGCTCAAACACTCGCTCAAAAGTCCACTGAGCTAGATACCTGGCTAATCGCAAACCTAGAACCGACATAGCAATCGCTTGCCATAGCAGCCTAGCCCCAATCGCAACCCTCTAACATCCTCCAATGAGAGGGTATCAGTATCCTCCCAAGGGATACACGCCTGTAAGTAAAGCTAAATGCGCTGTTCCAACTATTCGTCTTTGAGCGTCGGATCTTGTTTGCTCTTTGGTTTCATATTGTTTAGCGAAACGGCCGCCGCTTGCGACAAAATTTTGTGAATTTCATCTGGTGTGAGATCACGCGGCGGCGGCGCAGATTTTTGCGGATGTGCGGCGGTCTGGCGCGGCTTGTCCGACCAGCCACATTTCATGCAAACTTGACGACCCGAGGACTTCAGCGGCGGCCCCAACCGATGCTGGCATTTTGGGCAATTGTCGAGTGGCATAGGCAATTGGCAACAAATCAACGAAACACGTCAGTCAGAGCAACCAGGTTAACGGCAAGGTCAAACCATCCTGTCCCCTCCGTCTGCTAAGACTATCCTTGCTTAAATCATAGAATAGCCTCCCGACGCGGCAGGCTGCTTGAAATTTAGAATGCCCCAATACCCCATAACCCACTGCCCCCATAAAACCCATAAAAGGAGAAGGCTCGTCTCAGTTGGCTAGGAGCCGCAAGACGAGCCTCACACTTGTAGTTTTCACACGGATCTCAAAACAATTGAATAGTTAGGATTGATCTTGGGATTCGTTCTTGGGATTCGTTCTTGGGATTCGTTCTTGGGATTCGCTGTTGAACACACCTGCTGAGGATTGCGTTTGAGAAAGGATTGAGAGAACGCCGTTTCGCCTTCTCTCAGTTCACCTTCTCTCAGGCAAGCTTTGGGCAAGCCTTGCTCAATCAACCCAGAGAACTTATTGCTCGGCGCTGCCTACCAATTCCAGGCTGTCGGGATCTACGTAGTGACAAGTCGCGTCATCCACGCAGATCAGTGCCCAACCCGATTGGTCAATCCCCATGAACTTGTATTGACCTTCCTGGATGAAAAAGCCCTTGTGATTGCGAGTATCCGGCTTTACTTCGACATTGTCATGCGACATAGCTGCCAACTCCTTGAATATGAATATGCTTTGTAGGCGATAAGTCATAGCCGAAACTTATCACCGATTTCATGAAATCTTATCATCCGTCTTGCTGAATCATAGTTAAAAGTCTTGAGGAAAGATTGCGTCTTCTAAATAATTAAATGATTGTGTAAGTGCCCCAATCCAAAACAGCAAAACCTCCATTCTCTATCGGGTTGAGCAATATTAACCCGGCAGAAAATGGAGGCAGTACAGCAGTTCAAACTATTAAGCGTTGTAACTCAGCCCTCGAACAACCACGACTGGACGCGCTTTAGGCTCTTCCATTCGGGGCGGCGGCTTAACCCTTCTTTAAAGTTGCCTTCGACTTCTTCTTTGAGTTCGGGGGCGATCGCCACGATTTGCCCTGCGATTTCCACATGCTCTCGCACGCCCTTGCTGGCGGTTTCCAGCATGGCGATCGCCAGATTAACTCGCGCCTGTGGGTCTTGGGGGTTTAGCTTGACGGCTTTTTGAGCAGCCTTCTGGGCAGGCGTGGGCTTGCTGTCCAGCAGGTATAGCCACGAGAGGCAGGTCCAAGCGGCGCTACTCTTGGGCGAGCGATCGCACACTTCCTTAAACAGCGGAATCAGAGCTTCTGGGCTTTCACCGGCCTGATAGCGCTGCACCCCCTGCTCAAACAATTCTTCGACGGTCAGTTCGGTCATGGTTCAACGGATAGTTTCTAAGCAGATGGACACAAATAAACATAAAACAAAAGCCCTGAGTCACCCACGCAGCGGGCAGCGCAGGGCTTAAGATCTGGTCTTTTTGGACTAACTACTTAGGAGAACGACTTCCCACAGCCGCAGGTTTGATTGGCGTTGGGATTGGTGAACTGGAAGCCGCCGCCAATCATCGCGTCGCTATAGTCCAGCACCAGTCCGTAGAGATACAGCATACTCTTGGGGTCGCAAACGACCTTAAACCCGTCATAGTCAAACACTTCGTCGGTGGGCTGGATGTTGTTGGGATCTTCAAAATCCATCATGTAGGACATGCCAGAGCAGCCGCCCTGACGCACGCCCACCCGCAGACAAAGATCCTTGCCCTGCTTTTCGCGCAGTTGCAGCACATGCTGAAGCGCTGCGTCGGTCATCAAGATACCGCGCTGTTGGGATTGTGGTGCTTGAGTGGTCATGGGCTTGAAGCTCTCCTTGGCGGGGTAAGTGAACTGCTCAAACGTTTCCAGAAAGACTTGAGGAAAGACACGCAAACGGCTCACAGGTGGGTTTTAGCGCTGCGAGCGTGAATTTATGCTAACAAAACCTGGGTTCTTCGGTCTGCCGAATCATCTAGGATTAGTATCATTTAGCATCTAGATATGCTGCATATGCCGTTGAGCAGGCTTTCAATAGCCAAGTTCTCAAAGACGGTGTATTCAGTTTGCAGAATCGCTTTATCTACCCAGCCCCACTGGGCTTGCTCTGGTTAGACTATGACACCATTGACTCCATCCACTCGGCGACGGCTGCAAAAATTGCCCCAGCTTTCTAGCGTGTGGGAGGGCGATCGCCGGACGCTGATGCCAGAGATTGCCGAAACCCTTGATGCCGACGATATGCAAGGGGACTGCATTCTTTGGGTGGATGGGGTGGAAGAAGTCGTGCGGGCAATGGATGTTGTCCCCAACGAAACTGGCTCGGAAGCCATCGTGCGAACCCTGCTGCGAGCGATGGAAAATCCCCACAGCGGTAGCGCTCGACCCGGAAGACCCCAGCGCATTTTGGTGCGCGATCGCGAGCTTCAGTTTTTTCTGCGCGGCGTGCTGCAAGGCCTAGATATCGCCGTGGAATATGTCGCTGAGTTGCCGATTATCGACGAAATCTTCTACGGCTTGCAGGATGCCGCCCGCCAGCGCCCGCCGTCGCTGCCCCCGGACTATGCCCGTGCTGTGCTAAGAGCAGCAGCAGAAATCTGGCAGGATGCCCCGTGGGAAAACCTAGATGAGGAGAAGATTTTTGCGGTCGAGCTAAACTACGGCGATGTGGGCGCGCTCTACATTTCCATCTTGGGGCTGATGGGCATGGAGTTTGGCGTGTTGATGTATCGCTCTATTGAATCGCTCAAACAGTTTCGCCAGCAGGTGCTTGCTGCCGAAGATTCGCCCCGAGACTTGCAGCAGGCCTTTTTGCAGCAGGACTGCCTTTTTCTAACCTTTGACCCAACAGACGAGGATTTTTTGGACAACGGGGATGACCCCGAGTTGCACCCGGAAGAGCTGGCAGAGTTGCGCCTGGAAGCGTTGGGGGAGATGAGCGAAATGATTCCGACCTTCGGCAATCTGCACCCGCTGGAGGGAATGCGGTCGGTGCTGTACGACGAAGAGGCGATCGCCGTTTTGCTCACCCTCCAAGCACTCCACAAGTTTTTTGGGCAGCACCTCGATCGACTCAGCCCAGAAACCTTTCCGGCGTTGACCAAGAGCTATCGTCTGCCCGATCCCAAAAATCCCAAAGCAAAAGTATCCGTCAAAGTGTCTACCTTGCCCGATCTAGCCGCAGAACTGGCGGAAATGTCGGGCAGTGACCCTTCCGACTATATGAACTATCTCAACTCGCTAGGGGTCTTGGAGGATGATTCGGAGCCAGTGCCCATCTTGCTAGACGACCTAGTGCCCAAAGATGCGATGTACAGTCTGGGGGCAATCCCAACTACGCTGATTGAAACCCTGCGCCTGAGGGTGTCCCATCACCAGCCTGGCCCCGCCCCACTCCCTGCCAAAGCCAGCGAGTTTCCCGTTATCATGATCCAAACTTCGCGCCCCAAGGCAAATGAACTGCTGGCGGAAATTCAAGCGTTTGGCGGCGTGAAAGGCATTTCCTTCAACCCTGGCGAAGACCCCTCCAGCCAGAGCCGCTACGACCTCGCCATTTTGCACACCAACGACGGCAAGATGCATTTGCTGGGCGAGTTTCGCGATAGAGACCCGGTTCACCTCGCAGCGCGGCGCAAGTGGGATCAGCGCTGCAAAAAGACCAAGGGACAGTGTGGGCTGGTCGTGGCAATGGGGCTGACAGGCAAGTCTCGCGGCAACCCGGCTTTGCAACACATGCTGGGCTTTTTTGAAGCGCGATCGCTCTCCTCCGAAGAAGTTGGGCTGGGGACGCTCCAGCTTCTACCAGGACCATTTGACGAGCTTTAGCCCACGCAACCCTACCCAAGCCCGCCAAACTTTAGCCCGCCAAGTCTGTGGCTCAACAGGAGCAGGACTTACGCACTTGCGATAGGTTTTCTGGGTTTTGGACGATTTTTTGCGGGCTGTGCCCGCAAAAAATCGTCCAACTGCGTCAGTCCTAAGGAGATCAACAGGCTTGACAGGCGTGCCCCTGTTGCCCCTAAATGTCCACCTGTGGATGGGGGCATCGCCTCGGAATCCCTTCTGCCTAAAGAACTGTAACAGTTCCTCAAGAATTTGATTCGGGGGTTCAAACCCAGTGATAGGATGCGTAAAAACTGTTCAGGGAAATACTTTTCATGACAGAGACGCTTACTGGACAAACGCCCAAATTCGGCGGCAGCACCGGCGGCCTGCTGAGCAAAGCTGATACTGAAGAAAAATACGCCATCACGTGGACCAGCCCCAAAGAGCAGGTCTTTGAAATGCCCACGGGCGGCGCGGCCATTATGAACCAGGGTGAAAACCTGCTCTATCTGGCCCGCAAGGAGCAGTGCCTCGCGCTAGGTGGACAACTTCGCACGAAGTTCAAGCCCAGGATCGAGGACTACAAGATCTATCGTGTTTATCCCAACGGTGAGATCCAGTACCTCCATCCGGCCGATGGTGTGTTCCCCGAAAAGGTGAACCAAGGCCGCCAGCAGGTGGGTACGGTGATGCGGAACATTGGCAGCAACCCCGACCCTGCCACGGTCAAGTTCAGCGGACGGAATACCTTCGATCCCTAGGCGATCGCCCTTGGTCTGTCCTCATTTCTGGTCTAAACTTCTTGGTTTAATTTCTGTCTAATCTCTATAGGTTTTCGCGACGGGGCAGGCTCAGGTCTGCCCTCTTTTTTTGCGGGTTTCCTCTTAGAATGGGGGGTCAGAGGTTAGGGAGTGGTCGGCAGGGGGAAGTTCCGCCTTCACCCCCATACTTGCCCTCTCACCGGCTTCTAATCTCCTCACCCAACCCCTTATCACTCCTTTCCCAATGATCCTCCCTGATTTTCAGCACTTCACCGAACTCGCCGCTCAGGGCAACTTTGTCCCGGTGTATCAGGAGTGGGTCGCCGATCTGGATACGCCCGTGTCGGCGTGGTTTAAGGTGTGTGCGGGGCAGCCCTACAGCTTCTTGCTAGAGTCGGTGGAAGGGGGCGATCGCGTCGGGCGCTATAGCTTTGTGGGCTGCGACCCGCAGTGGGTGCTGGAGGCGCGGGGGTCTCGTACTGTGCAAACCCATCGAGATGGCGCTCAGGTTGTCTTTGAGGGCGATCCGTTTGAAGCGCTGTCGGCCTGTCTGGAACCCTATCACCCAGTGACGCTGCCGCAGCTTCCGCCGGGCATTGGCGGGTTGTTTGGCTTTTGGGGCTACGAGCTAATCCACTGGATCGAGCCACGGGTGCCTGTGTTTGCTGCCCAGGAAGACGACACGCCGGACGGGCTGTGGATGCAGATCGATCACCTGCTGGTGTTTGACCAAGTGCAGCGCAAGATTTGGGCGATCGCCTATGCCGATTTGCGCGACCCGGCCACTGATTTGCAAGCGGCCTATGAGCAGGCGGGCGATCGCGTCCGGCAGATGGTAGAAAAGCTGCAACTGCCGCTGGCAGGCAAAGACACGATTTTGGAATGGACCCCACCGAGAAAAGACGCTGGCGCAAAGGCAGACGCAGGATCTTTGCCGCCCGACTACCGCAGCAACACGACGAAGGAGCAATTCTGCGCCAATGTGGTCAAAGCAAAGGACTACATCCGCGCGGGAGACATCTTCCAGGTGGTGATTTCCCAGCGGCTTTCGACGCAGTATCGTGGCGATTCCTTCTCGCTCTATCGCTCGCTGCGGCTGATCAACCCTTCGCCCTACATGGCCTATTTCCACTTCCCCACCTGGCAAATTATTGGTTCTAGCCCAGAGGTCATGGTGAAGGCAGAAAACGGCGAGGGTGGAAGAATTGCCACGGTGCGCCCCATCGCAGGAACCCGGCCGCGCGGCAAAACTCCCGCCGAAGATCATGCGTTTGCCGAAGATCTGCTGCAAGACCCGAAGGAAATTGCCGAACACGTCATGCTAGTAGACCTGGGGCGCAACGATCTGGGGCGCGTGTGCAGTAGCGGCACAGTGCGCGTGGATGAACTCATGGTGATCGAGCGCTATTCCCACGTCATGCATATCGTCAGCAACGTGGTAGGCTGCCTCGCGCCCGGAAAAACCGCGTGGGAACTGCTGAAGGCTTGCTTTCCGGCGGGCACCGTCAGCGGCGCACCCAAGATTCGCGCAATGGAAATTATCCATGAACTGGAGGGCAACCGTCGCGGGGTCTACTCCGGAGCCTACGGCTATTATGACTTTGAGGGGCAACTGAATACGGCGATCGCCATCCGCACAATGGTTGTTCGCAATCAGCCCGACGGCTCCTCGACCGTCAGCGTGCAGGCAGGCGCAGGCCTCGTCGCCGACTCTGACCCCGAAAAGGAATATCAAGAAACCCTGAACAAGGCGCGGGGAATGCTAGAGGCAATCCGCTGCTTGCGACAGGGCTAGGCAATCGAGATTGGGTCAGTCCTGCTAGTTAATCCCTTGCGCCTGGGTGCTGATGGGTTCAGCAACAGGGGCGGCCAAGGGTGTGGGCAGCGCGACGGGCTGCGCGGTGGCGGGGGCAAGCTGTTTGGCGGCTTGCTGCACCAGGGTTTGCAAAAAGTCCGTGCGCTGGTTGTTTTGAAACACGGCCTTGATGGCCTGAATCAGGCGATCGCGCTTCAGGGCAAATTCGCCCGCCGGGGCCGCCGTGGAACTTTGCTCTTCAAAGTAGGCGACTAAGCTGAGGCCAGCGACGCGGGTCAGATACGCCGCACTCACGCCTTGCAGCGCCCCGCCTACAGCAAAGGTGGCCAGATGGCTCTTCAGCAGGGGGGCGATCGCCTGGGTAGACACTTCTACCAGCCCTAGCTTCAGCATCACTTCGGCCATCGTGGTGGCGATCGCCTTCGCCTGCTCTGCCGAAAACGCCTGCTGATAGACCTTGCCCAAGTCCATCACCATCTGTGCGTTAATCGCGCCCGTTGCCAGCAAATCTAGGCTGGGCATCGGCGTGGCAAAGGCGGCCGCGCCCGCAATCCACTGTGCCTGTTCGATCAAGGGCATCGCGCGATCGCGGCGCAACTGGTTCAGCGCTGCCAAAATCTCGGCCTTCAGCGCAGCGGCGCAACGCAGAACCGTGTTCAGCACCAACTGCGGCCCCGCCACTGAGACGATTCCCGTCAGCCGCTCAGTCAGCGCGGAGACATCGGGCGCAGGCTGCTCTAGCGTTTCCTGAATCGTGCCGTCGGCCTGGTGCTGACGCACTTTTAATGGTGCAGGCGCAGCGGTAATGGCAACCACTTCCTGCACCGGAACCTGCCCCAGCAGCCGCTCCCGAATTTGCTGGAGAATCAGCGGGCGATCGCCCGGTAGGTATTGATCCTGCTTGTTAAACGCCAGCACGATGCGCTGCTGCTGGCGCGACAGTTCCTTCAATACTTGAAATTCTGAATCCGTGATGTCGCCTGCTGTGACGAAGACCACCAGATCGGCCGCCGCAGCCAGGGCAACCTCTGATGCGGCATCTAGCTCATCAAACAGCGCGGGCGTATCGGTCAGCGTCACCGTTTGGGGCATATTGGGCAGCCAGTCGGCAGTGAGGCGCTCGGCAAGCGTGGTTTTGCCAACGGACTTGCCGCCGATCAGGGCAACATTCAGCGCGTCACGGTCTAGCTCGGTTTTGAGGAGGGCGAGGCGATCGCGCCAGTGTTGCGGAGCAATATCGCGCGGACCGGGTTGTAGCGACAGCGCAACGGTGCTGTCGGTCGGGCTGCTAGAGGTCGTTGCCGATTCTCGCTCTAGCTGATCCAGCA
The Thermoleptolyngbya sichuanensis A183 DNA segment above includes these coding regions:
- the psaD gene encoding photosystem I reaction center subunit II PsaD — protein: MTETLTGQTPKFGGSTGGLLSKADTEEKYAITWTSPKEQVFEMPTGGAAIMNQGENLLYLARKEQCLALGGQLRTKFKPRIEDYKIYRVYPNGEIQYLHPADGVFPEKVNQGRQQVGTVMRNIGSNPDPATVKFSGRNTFDP
- a CDS encoding slr1306 family protein, whose protein sequence is MVPKIRRPLVVGSVGLTASAWLLQLGHPTGAHWGETIVWGAIALGGGLWWFRQQQPAPELDTTAPLDRTTVEQVLKALEPLLDQLERESATTSSSPTDSTVALSLQPGPRDIAPQHWRDRLALLKTELDRDALNVALIGGKSVGKTTLAERLTADWLPNMPQTVTLTDTPALFDELDAASEVALAAAADLVVFVTAGDITDSEFQVLKELSRQQQRIVLAFNKQDQYLPGDRPLILQQIRERLLGQVPVQEVVAITAAPAPLKVRQHQADGTIQETLEQPAPDVSALTERLTGIVSVAGPQLVLNTVLRCAAALKAEILAALNQLRRDRAMPLIEQAQWIAGAAAFATPMPSLDLLATGAINAQMVMDLGKVYQQAFSAEQAKAIATTMAEVMLKLGLVEVSTQAIAPLLKSHLATFAVGGALQGVSAAYLTRVAGLSLVAYFEEQSSTAAPAGEFALKRDRLIQAIKAVFQNNQRTDFLQTLVQQAAKQLAPATAQPVALPTPLAAPVAEPISTQAQGIN
- a CDS encoding anthranilate synthase component I family protein → MILPDFQHFTELAAQGNFVPVYQEWVADLDTPVSAWFKVCAGQPYSFLLESVEGGDRVGRYSFVGCDPQWVLEARGSRTVQTHRDGAQVVFEGDPFEALSACLEPYHPVTLPQLPPGIGGLFGFWGYELIHWIEPRVPVFAAQEDDTPDGLWMQIDHLLVFDQVQRKIWAIAYADLRDPATDLQAAYEQAGDRVRQMVEKLQLPLAGKDTILEWTPPRKDAGAKADAGSLPPDYRSNTTKEQFCANVVKAKDYIRAGDIFQVVISQRLSTQYRGDSFSLYRSLRLINPSPYMAYFHFPTWQIIGSSPEVMVKAENGEGGRIATVRPIAGTRPRGKTPAEDHAFAEDLLQDPKEIAEHVMLVDLGRNDLGRVCSSGTVRVDELMVIERYSHVMHIVSNVVGCLAPGKTAWELLKACFPAGTVSGAPKIRAMEIIHELEGNRRGVYSGAYGYYDFEGQLNTAIAIRTMVVRNQPDGSSTVSVQAGAGLVADSDPEKEYQETLNKARGMLEAIRCLRQG